From the genome of Alphaproteobacteria bacterium, one region includes:
- a CDS encoding C4-dicarboxylate TRAP transporter substrate-binding protein, with protein MSAKFKTMLVTTAVAATMALQSGGAYAQQSIDVTFISGLPPVTTVVGAAVETFAPTIDEALAKTGNYKINWNLAHSGQVVKVRGELEALESGLGDVGIVVSAFHADKVPLYEISFKTPFTTQNLDLVARTVKGLQDQFPEFQKGWERFNQMNLHPTGTVENYVLISAKPITTLEDVKGRKVGAAGPNLPWVLAIGAAGVQTNIGGAYNSLSTGIFDNMLAWKQAMGAFKLCEPAPYMIDPQLGAVQTGGININLDFFDGLPAEVQTAFVSAAETWHAANVQRVTQGAAKGLARCKEQFSAKTSVMSDEDRTKWATMMPNFAKKWAGVLDGKGQPGTKVLTAYMDTMREANQPILRHWDRD; from the coding sequence ATGTCTGCCAAGTTCAAAACGATGCTTGTCACCACCGCCGTCGCAGCAACGATGGCTCTTCAGAGTGGCGGCGCATATGCTCAACAGTCGATCGATGTCACCTTTATCTCGGGGTTGCCGCCGGTAACGACGGTCGTTGGCGCCGCGGTAGAGACGTTCGCACCGACCATCGACGAGGCTTTGGCAAAAACGGGAAACTACAAGATCAATTGGAATCTGGCGCACAGCGGTCAGGTCGTCAAAGTGCGAGGCGAGCTTGAGGCATTGGAATCCGGCTTGGGCGATGTCGGGATCGTCGTCTCAGCCTTCCATGCGGACAAAGTGCCGCTCTATGAAATTTCATTCAAAACGCCGTTTACAACCCAAAATCTGGATTTGGTCGCCCGTACGGTGAAGGGGTTGCAGGATCAGTTTCCCGAGTTCCAGAAAGGCTGGGAAAGATTCAATCAGATGAACCTGCATCCGACAGGGACGGTCGAGAACTACGTCCTCATTTCGGCGAAACCCATCACGACATTGGAAGATGTCAAAGGCCGCAAGGTCGGCGCAGCTGGGCCAAACTTGCCTTGGGTGCTGGCGATCGGTGCGGCTGGCGTGCAGACCAATATCGGTGGAGCCTATAACAGCCTCTCGACCGGCATCTTCGACAACATGCTCGCCTGGAAACAGGCAATGGGTGCGTTCAAACTCTGTGAACCTGCTCCGTACATGATCGATCCTCAGCTCGGTGCGGTTCAGACCGGCGGCATCAACATCAACCTGGACTTCTTTGATGGTTTGCCAGCAGAGGTTCAGACGGCCTTCGTCTCTGCAGCAGAGACCTGGCACGCAGCCAACGTTCAACGGGTGACCCAAGGCGCCGCCAAAGGGCTTGCGCGCTGCAAGGAACAGTTCAGCGCGAAGACATCTGTCATGAGCGACGAAGATCGCACCAAGTGGGCGACGATGATGCCCAACTTTGCCAAGAAATGGGCGGGTGTGCTCGATGGCAAGGGGCAGCCGGGAACCAAGGTTCTCACGGCTTACATGGACACCATGCGCGAAGCAAACCAGCCCATTCTGCGACACTGGGATCGGGACTAA
- a CDS encoding TetR/AcrR family transcriptional regulator, giving the protein MNNSAANGKRRGRPRSFDREAGLDSAIQVFWAKGYEATSIDDLTQRMGIKPPSLYAAFGNKHDLFMQSLDRYAETIGHTPTNAFLDETDLRRAIKALFDKTIQCATMPRKPRGCLLVSVATQMAETDPEVQAWMSRAYAARVSLVAERVAAEQKTGRISKTPDAASFAKMVVSITHGLVARARVGSSRKEISDLAENYVDLLVPPSV; this is encoded by the coding sequence ATGAATAATTCTGCTGCTAACGGCAAACGCCGCGGACGGCCTCGCTCATTTGATCGCGAGGCGGGGCTCGACAGCGCCATCCAGGTTTTTTGGGCTAAGGGCTACGAAGCCACATCAATTGATGACCTAACGCAACGAATGGGAATCAAGCCCCCGAGCCTGTATGCAGCGTTTGGGAACAAGCATGATCTGTTCATGCAGAGTCTGGACAGATATGCCGAGACAATCGGCCATACGCCGACTAATGCGTTTCTGGACGAGACGGATCTTCGCCGAGCAATAAAGGCCTTGTTCGATAAGACAATCCAATGTGCAACGATGCCACGGAAGCCCAGAGGTTGCTTGCTGGTCAGCGTGGCGACACAAATGGCGGAGACTGATCCTGAGGTCCAGGCGTGGATGTCGCGCGCTTATGCAGCCCGTGTGTCTCTTGTTGCCGAACGTGTCGCTGCAGAACAAAAGACCGGCCGGATTTCGAAAACGCCCGACGCGGCCAGTTTTGCCAAAATGGTCGTGTCCATCACGCACGGACTTGTTGCCCGGGCACGAGTTGGATCAAGCCGCAAAGAGATATCTGATCTGGCTGAAAACTATGTGGACCTACTGGTCCCGCCATCAGTTTGA